Proteins found in one Miscanthus floridulus cultivar M001 chromosome 4, ASM1932011v1, whole genome shotgun sequence genomic segment:
- the LOC136551729 gene encoding uncharacterized protein, producing the protein MTAKEKHLAAVRRLEEPPLCDCGDRAVINPENTLEFVCPNKHEVYSMAKCRFKEWLYGPKNQWAEEPRRVKEKKKERVIYKAPPVMCECGVKSNYGLVPSELGIGHYCGHMIEYDESTRKCSWECYDGQAKFLDELKKRQVIARKRGYGPDYVNLFVKHHKEKMCEFARQRGICNPIDVGLNKWGLERRTTLEEERARNEAREETRVQMQVLDEHVATLCARIGCSGEHAAEVARARYEEKKLDAHRSRAGRTVQSSIVLCDDGDEDEDDTGRLSELIALAEAGIQAQEADDDTGRLSELISLAEAGIQAQEADDDTGRLSELIALAEAGLQAEEDDDAFFTQAAAAADEAEAAYYKRQAGESNAVEPSRSNRVVVEDWYSDDELLTQYVSD; encoded by the exons atgacggctaaggagaagcacctagccgccgttagacgactcgaggaacctcctctgtgcgattgcggagatcgagctgtgataaaccctgagaatacgttggagtttgtgtgtccaaacaagcatgaa gtgtattcaatggcgaagtgtcgtttcaaggagtggttgtatggtcctaagaaccaatgggcggaagaaccgcggagggttaaggaaaagaagaaagaacgtgtaatctacaaagcacctcctgtcatgtgcgaatgtggtgtaaaatccaactatggcctagtcccttcggagcttggaataggtcattattgcggccatatgattgagtatgatgag agtactaggaaatgcagttgggaatgttatgatggtcaagctaagttcttggatgaactgaagaagaggcaagtaattgcacggaagaggggatatggacctgactacgtcaacctattcgttaaacatcacaaagaaaagatgtgtgagtttgctagacagcgcggtatttgtaacccgatcgatgttgggcttaacaaatggggattggagaggcgaacgacgttagaggaggagagggcaaggaatgaggcaagggaggagacaagagtacagatgcaggtcttggacgagcatgttgctacattatgtgcca ggattggttgcagcggagaacatgctgcagaggtggctcgtgcaagatatgaggagaagaagttagatgcccatagatcacgagctggtcgcaccgttcaatcatcgattgtgctgtgtgatgatggagacgaggatgaggacgacactggcagactgagtgagctcattgctttagcagaggcgggcatacaggcgcaggaggctgacgacgacacaggcagactgagcgagctcatctctctagcagaggcgggcattcaggcgcaggaggctgacgacgacactggcagactgagcgagctcatcgccctagcagaggcaggcttacaggcagaggaggatgacgacgcgttcttcactcaggccgcagcggccgcagacgaagcggaggccgcttactacaagcgacaggcaggtgagagcaacgcagttgagcctagccgcagcaacagggttgtagtagaggactggtactcggatgatgagttgcttactcagtacgtttcagattga